Within the Ochrobactrum vermis genome, the region CTGGCCGCGCTCGCCAAGACTGACGACGAACTGCGCTCTGCGCCCTATCGCGTGCTGCAGGACTGGAACCGTTACTATGGCGGCAATCTTCTGATTGTGCTGCCCGATGCCTTCGGCACTGCTGCCTTCCTGCGCAGCGCCCCGGACTGGGTTGCAGACTGGACGGGTTTCCGCCCTGACAGCGCCCCGCCCATCGAAGGCGGCGAGCGCATCATCGAGTGGTGGAAGTCACGCGGCAAGGATCCGCGCGAAAAGCTTCTGATCTTTTCCGATGCGCTCGATGTGGACACGATCGAGGAGACCTATCGCCACTTCGAAGGGCGTGTGCGCATGAGCTTCGGCTGGGGCACCAACCTCACCAATGATTTTGCGGGCTGTGCCCCGAAGGAAATCGAAGGGCTGAATGCGATTTCGCTGGTTTGCAAGGTGACGGATGCCAACGGCCATCCGGCGGTCAAGCTTTCCGACAACCCACAGAAAGCGACCGGCGATCCCAAGGAAGTGGCGCGTTATCTCAAGTTCTTCGGAAATGAAGAACGTGTGGACCAGCTCGTCCGCGTGTGACGAGCTGTAGCGCTGTTTATTCCATCAGTCGTGCGGTGCCGGAAACGCGGATAGAGCCGCCGCGCTCATTGCCGATCTGCGCACGCAGGTGTGATGGGCTACCCATATCCTCACCCTGAAAGACCTCGATCTCGCCGCCATGCGGCCAGCCGCTGTCACGCAGATAGGCGGCAAAGGCTGCCGTGGCCGCACCTGTGGCCGGGTCTTCATAAACCCCGCCCGATGCAAACGGGTTGCGGCTGTGGAAGCGCTTCGGCGTCTCGGAATAGATGAGCAGGATTGTCGTCCAGCCCTGCCGATTCATCAGGATGCGCCCGCGCGCCATGTCGTAATGCATCGAAGCCAGCTTTTCGCGTGAGCGAAGCGGAAGCACGATATGGTCTGCCCCGGCATGGATCAGAGCCGGTGCAAGGCCGGGCGCGAGGTCGTCCTTTTCGAAACTGAACAGCGCCAGCGCCTGTTCCACTTCCGCATCGTTGGCGGCGCGCTGGCGCGTCGGCGGCGATTGCAGGCTGGCCGCAAACAGCTCGCCTTCCTTGCGTCCTTCGACGCTGATATCGCTATTGTTGAGCTTGAGGGCGAAACGACCGTCGCCCATACGCATGGCCAACGCAGCGCCGAGAGCAATGGTGGCATGGCCGCAGAACGGGACTTCCATTTCCGGCGCAAAATAACGAACGCGCCAGCTATCGCCGTCAGGCGCGGCAAAGGCTGTTTCGGAAAAGCCGACGTCCTTTGCGATTTTCTGCATATCTTGCGGGGAGGGCAGGCGGTCGGCGATCAACACTCCAGCGGGATTGCCACCCTGATTGCCTTGCGAAAAGGCTGCAATACGCAACACGTCCAATGGTTTCTCCTCGCCAGTCTGATTCGTGTCCCGCCCACCCCTATAGAAAGCGTGAAATGTGGCCGGTCAAGCAGTCTGTCGGCCAGTGTGGCGAATCCGAAATTCGCATCACTTAGGAGCAGCGCCGTGAACGTACTTCAAATCCACCACACTAGCGGAGACTATCAACAGCATAGGCCGCTCCATTTCCTCCGACAGTGCCGGCCATGCCGCGATCTGTTCTGGCGACGGGTGCCATTCCTCCAGCCGGTTGATGGCAAATCCGGCTTCGATCAGCGCATTGACGGTCGTGCTGAGACGGCGGTGATATTTGATGACGCCCTCTGCCAGCCAGTCAGTTCGCCGCTCGCCTTCCACCGCATAATGATCGACCGGCCAGCGCTTCTGGCCATTGCCTTCTTCGATCCAGCCAGGCGCAAGCGGCGCCATGAAGACCGGATGCTCGATCGTGAATACGAACCGGCCTTGGGCCCGCAACGCTGAATGGATCGAGGTCAAAAGGCGCGGGAGGTCGCGGATATAGTGAAAGGCCAGCGAGCTATAGACGAGATCGAAACTGGATTTCGGCAGCTCCAGTTCTTCCATGTCTGCCTGGATGTAGTGAACGGCGTCGTCCCGAGTGTCGTGGCGGGCGCGTTCGAGCATGTTCTCCGAAAGATCGTAGCCAGTGACTGAGGCAGCCCCCTGTTCGCGGGCGAAGCGGCAAAACCAGCCAAAACCGCAACCGAGATCGGCAACATCACGACCGGTCAGATCGGGTAGAAGGGAGCGGACAAAGGGCCATTCCGGTGCGCCTTCCAGCCCATGTACCGAGCGCGGCAACTGGCTGTAAGCGGTGAAGAAATCATCACGATCATAAATATTCTGGGCCATGGTCTATCGTTCGGTCAGCGCAAGTTTTGCCCCGAGCGCG harbors:
- a CDS encoding class I SAM-dependent methyltransferase, translating into MAQNIYDRDDFFTAYSQLPRSVHGLEGAPEWPFVRSLLPDLTGRDVADLGCGFGWFCRFAREQGAASVTGYDLSENMLERARHDTRDDAVHYIQADMEELELPKSSFDLVYSSLAFHYIRDLPRLLTSIHSALRAQGRFVFTIEHPVFMAPLAPGWIEEGNGQKRWPVDHYAVEGERRTDWLAEGVIKYHRRLSTTVNALIEAGFAINRLEEWHPSPEQIAAWPALSEEMERPMLLIVSASVVDLKYVHGAAPK
- a CDS encoding PhzF family phenazine biosynthesis protein; this translates as MDVLRIAAFSQGNQGGNPAGVLIADRLPSPQDMQKIAKDVGFSETAFAAPDGDSWRVRYFAPEMEVPFCGHATIALGAALAMRMGDGRFALKLNNSDISVEGRKEGELFAASLQSPPTRQRAANDAEVEQALALFSFEKDDLAPGLAPALIHAGADHIVLPLRSREKLASMHYDMARGRILMNRQGWTTILLIYSETPKRFHSRNPFASGGVYEDPATGAATAAFAAYLRDSGWPHGGEIEVFQGEDMGSPSHLRAQIGNERGGSIRVSGTARLME